The nucleotide window CTAACAAAGCAAACATGTGGCTTAAAATTCCTAGTCAAAGCCTCATCCTGTCACCAAACCATTCCATGACCTTAGACAGATCTCTTAGCTAAAACCCTCCCTTAAGTACTGGGAGAATAAATGATCTCATTCATGATGCTGGACcataggtgaattttatggtaataAACAACAAATACAGGAAGCTGTATATACAAAAAGTCTCTAGAGCCTATGCTAAGAGTTACTCCCATTTTCACTCAACTACCAAAGGACCACCACATGATTACTCTACAGTTTGGAATCTTAGAGTTAAAAGAGATCTTAACCATCACCTACTTCCACTAAATGTTTGCATCAGCTCCGAAATGATCACTGAGCCTAGTGTATTGGGCAGCCTGTTCAAATACCTCCTGGGTTGAGGAATCActtcccctgctagctctcttcATTGGCACAGCACTCAAGTCTTCCGGGAAATAGCCTGgttatctttctgtctctcttttgttttctagatCCTGACCTGACCAAGTATGGGAATTCCATAATGatacattctcattctctctctctctctctctctctctctctctctctctctctctctcccccatgtaCACTACACCAAGGGGCCAGCAACAAATTAATCTTCCCTAGGACATCCTGGGTCATTCCCTGCAGGCACGGTCATTCCCTGCTCCCATCTATGTGGTAGGCAGAGCCAGGCACAGAATGGAAGACCAACTAGGGCCCTGATACCTCTTTGTCCTGAGAGCAGGATTTCCTACTTTAGGGGATTAAGAGATAGAAAGAAGCTTGAAAACTGGTTAAGAATAAGACTCTCTTTGTGACCCCATAAGAGCTCCTCCATTTACATATGGATTTGAGGTTGGAAACATTCTTTCTCCTCCAGCATTTGAGTTCTTCTCTAAACCCACAGTGAGGTAAGAATCATTACTCTTGCTTAATGCCTGGCAGTTAAGGCATAGAATTTAGAGACAGAAAAGCGTCATCAAATTCCAGCTCCATGAGGTACTTCTTGAGCAACATTGGGAAACTCATTAAACTTCTAAGTCTTGGtcatctcatctataaaatggaaaaaaatagaaacaaacagtGCTGTTCATGGAATAAATATAAgatcttaatatatatataaagctttcAATGCTTGTTTAACCAACCATGCAGTATAGGGGAGTTATTTGCTCACAAAACAGttatatgggggtgcctggatgtctcagtcagttaagcgtcagactcgatttcagctcaggtcatgatctcacagtttgcgggttcaagccccacagtgggctctgagctgacagcatggagcctgcttgggattccctctctccctccctctctctctgccgatgttctgttctttctctctcaaataaataaacttaaaataaaaacaattgtatATGTTAACCTGGGACACGGACTCAAACTTGTGACTCAAAATCTCCTCCCACTGTACCAGTGACAGTGGGTATCTGGGAATTCAACTCTGTTAATTGAGATAACACATCCACTCATTTGCTAAAGGCCAGGTTGGCCTCTCCCCTAAAACCTAGAGCTCCAAATTACTTTTATCTCATAGATTATGCACTGTCCCCACACCTACATTTGTTTGTCCTGCTACTACTTCAGAATCATCATGTTCCAGGCTGAATTTGAAAAACAGCTCTACTTTCTTTGACACACTGACTGATTTTCAACACAACTGCCTTTTTATCTgtaccttcatttattcatttagtctCTTGGGCTTATGACTCTTCCCCATTCCTTCATCTCAAATGCACGAAATGCCTACTATTCTATGGAGTTCAGTTcaaccttcatttcttttttttaattgaagtgtaattgacacaCAAAATCTTACTGACTGATTTaactctcccccaaaataattaGACAGTCATCCCAATGCCATTTATGGAATAATGCAACTTTGACCTGTGataataactcatttaatcccacATGTACTCAGCAGTTTCTAAAGTTTCTGTCCCATGCTATTGATCTGTCAGCCCAGCATCAGTACCAGAATCCTTTATAGTTGGTAGAGGAACTTAGTCTCTTTTTCAACTTTTCCCTAGCTTATTTTCATGCCTATTTTTAGATGAAatttagattcatttttatttcttaaaaacccagttaggggcacctgggaggctcaggttaagtgtctgacttcagcgcaggtcatgatctcctagttcttgagttcaagtcctgcatcaggctctctgttgtcagcacagagcctgcttcagacccccatccccctctcttcctaccccttccccactcacgtttccgctctcaaaaataaataaacagcttttaaaaactcCGAGCTTTGACTTTGAATAGGTTAATAGCAGACTTTGTTCCCTTGCAATATTTCAATTTTCCATTTGGAATCTGGtatatctatccatttattaagtttttactTTATACCTCTCTGGAGAATTTTAAGATCATGCCTGTTTCTTGTTAGCATTTTAATGCACAGATCTACTTGTTGATAATGTAGCTGGTATTATTTCACATTAGATTTTAGCCTTATTATtccttattattatattattatattatattgtttacatataataataatagacaATATTTGCTGAGAGCTCACTGCATGCAAGCTCTCTGTGTTAAGCaatttattacttaattttcttcattcctgatccatttttcaaataagaaattggAGTCTTAAGGCGCTCAGATAAGTGGCCTGAGGTTTCACACTTAGTAAGAGGCAGCACTTACCCTTCAATTCCAATGTCTGACAACAGTCTTAATCACTGCAGTGTATGCTTATGAGAGCACCATTAGCTTTGGGTCTATTCATTGTGTGATTGGCCACTTTCTATTTCTAATGGCACTTCAGTTGATTGTCTTTGGTTTGCCAGCTAGATCATTCTCTCagcaaaaatgataatttttcttttcccttacaAATTTTGTCCTTATCTCCCTCTTTTGTCCAATTGTACAATATCCACTTCCTATAATGCATACACCTATTTTCAATATCACTCTAAATCTATGAAATATCAAAACTATAACATAGTAATCTTTAAGTACTTTGAGAATATTGTAAGCTGATGGGATTTAAAATAAGATATGTACATTACTTCTATAATATTGAGTATGTCAAATTAAAAGTCCCTGGGAAGACTAAGCTGCATAAAGATTTTCCATGTTACGCTTTCTTTGTTGTTACTTCATtgctcacatttttaaaaattataaaatttagtcTATTTTTAATGCCAAGAGAATAATTGCTTTTGAATGTCTGAATGTCCTTACTCAATACTCaattagtaaatgtttgttggtGCCAATATTGCAGACAATTGGGGAAATGCATGGAGGCAACCAGAGTGAGACCTCAGAGTTCCTACTCCTGGGGCTCTCGGAGAGTCCTAAAGAGCAGCGGATCTTGTTCTGGATGTTCCTGTCCATGTACCTGGTCACAGTGGTGGGAAATGTGCTCATCATCCTGGCCATAAGCATTgatccccacttgcacactcccATGTATTTACTCTTGGCCAACCTCTCCCTCACTGACCTCTTCTTTGTCACCAACACAATCCCCAACACATTAGTGAACCTTCAGTCTCAGAACAAAGCCATCTCCTATGCAGGGTGTCTGACACAGCTGTACTTCCTGGTCTCCTTGGTGACTCTGGACAACTTCATCCTGGCCACAATGGCatatgaccgctatgtggccatctgccGCCCCCTCTACTATGTCACAGCCATGAACCCTGGGCTCTGTATTTTGCTCCTCACCCTGTGTTGGGGACTTTCTGTCCTCTATGGcctcttcctcaccctcttcATGACCAAAGTGACATTCTGTGGTTCCCGGAAAATCCACTACATCTTCTGTGAGATGTATGTCCTGCTGAGGCTTGCATGCTCCAACACCCAGATCATTCACATACTGCAGATTACTACAGgctgcttcattttcttcacccCCCTAGGGATCATGATCATGTCTTATGTCTGGATTGTCAGAGCCATCTTCCGAATACCCTCAGCTTCTAGCAAGTACaaagccttctccacctgtgcCTCTCATTTGGCTGTGGTCTCCCTCTTCTATGGGACACTTGGTATGGTATATCTGCAGCCCCTCCAAACTTACTCCATGAAGGATTCAGTAGCCACAGTGATGTATGCTGTGGTGACCCCCATGATGAACCCTttcatctacagcctgaggaacaaGGACATGCATGGGGCTCTGGGAAGACTGCTCCTAGGGAAAGCCTTCCAGAGGTTTACATGAGGTACTTTGGGGCAATGAAGGGGACACTGTATAACTTTAGGCCCCCAAATCTTGTATTTACCTCACCTCTACTTAGGTCACTAAGATAAAgcaattttaagtgtatttcttaaaaaaaaaaatctctaaatatataaattaaatctgATCTAATTGCAGGGAAAATTTTGTAGGATCAACATCATGAAGAAAATCTTGGCAGACCTTTCTTGATTACAGGTGGGTTAGGTGAACAGAAGAATGATGAAAATATGGAGGATCTTAACAGCGTGGTTGATGTTCTTGATATGGACTTATGTGGCATTTACATTCAATGATTAGAAGTAGAGTATTTTTCTTAGGCACATATGGAATATGTGGCAGGAATTATTAGGTACTAggccacacacagacacacacacacaggcacacacagcctcaacaaatataaaggaatacAATCTTATCGTAACTCAGCTGGTTTGGATGTTAATGACAGAAAGGTAAATAGAGAATCCCAAATTTTTGACATTGGGAGGCAAAATGCTGGCTAAATCaaggttaaaaatgaaattaaaatggaaatttgaaaatatctattaTTGAATAGTAATAGAGACATTGCATGTCAAAACTTGTAGGACATGGCAAGCATGAAGCTTTGAGGGATTATTACAGTCTCAAGtgattatattagaaaaaaggaaagctcCATGTTTGTTGAACTATGTGTCCTCTTAGGATTCTGGAACAAATGAACAATGTAATAAATGCAGGGAAAAcagaagataaagaaattgagaatagaaacaataatacaaaatataataggATCCAAaaagttttgttctttaaaaaaatgaagtggacaagggaagaagagagaaaacacaaataaacactatactgggaggaaaaaaagagggataaaactaaagataaaattGAGATTAGAATGGCTAAGGGGGAGGAATTAaaatggcagagcagcatggagaccctgagcttgaTTGTCCCTGAAACAGCCAGATTAGCATCAacccattttgaacacctaggaaagtGATccgaggattaacacaacaatctgcataatttgagccacagaactcggcAGATACaaggtgtggagaggtgaactgggggagagaaaagtcatggagggtagggagctgtatgaagagaggacagaaaaagagaggggggacaATGAGGCACACTGGGATcgtgcaagaaaagcactcccccaaaagtagcaggagagaaagagtgaaaacacttgcaGGTACTGAACAAGAAATCTATCACCAAAACCAttgacaggaagaaaggagaaggtttcaataccaccaggatcgTATAAACAGTGGAGtccagagtctgaagtttcagagctcagtgcctggcagtgctctACTGAGGAAtcagggcaaatccccaggagcaggcagcagggtCTGAGGGGTCTgtgtgccacatggggagaagcagttcccatGCTTccagtgcatttggtagaggccatacagcCTCCCCGCAGGCAAAgttcccagcagaccctggagagcagccacGTTTGCTGCTACTGGCacaaagatgccagagtgtgGTGAAACCTGACACTGGCTGTATGTTGCAATTTGCtgtaatctctgaacctctgcctcTGCTCCATCGCACAAAAGTTTTCTGGGAGCAAACTAGCACCCAGCctttgctcagtgagaccctcccccataGAGTTGGCACTGGGCCAAGCTGTGGGAAACTGTGAAGcctggggttttgaaacacaaccccatctgagacaaaactctggacagaggtgctgcctggcaggtggACAGCTTGGAAATGGACAGGGTAGAGGCAAGGTGGACAGAgtccagagacaaaggaggggtgatGATTGCAGGTCAGTGAGAGCTCAAAGTTCCTGTGCAAGAGACtaggtgaagccatttccacctctctcacacacacacatgcatgccaCAGTGATCCACCTCAGTAAGCTAAGCACCActtagtggagaacagagccattacaccaagccccgcccaactgtGCCCTCCAAGCACATTCCTCTAGAAAACAAGCACAAGTCAATACAATTGCTTAGTACTATAACAACTATAGAAGGCTTCATAGTTTCAATTCTAGGGGAAACTGGTTGTAACTTcattccagtttcattctgtttgttggttcatttactcattttctttgcttctgtttttgcttaagttgttttctgttttttcattttctttcttttcttcttcattcttggatacagaaagagaaaattttattgttttatttatttttttacttattttttaaattttttattctatttcactttatttcattttattctagtatataatttttttaatttttttcttttttttttcttttctttcccttttttctctattatagcaagcttctttcaacaagaataccaaaacacacctaggatctaccttcctttattttattttttgtttggttttta belongs to Acinonyx jubatus isolate Ajub_Pintada_27869175 chromosome E1, VMU_Ajub_asm_v1.0, whole genome shotgun sequence and includes:
- the LOC106987332 gene encoding olfactory receptor 1D2-like; the protein is MHGGNQSETSEFLLLGLSESPKEQRILFWMFLSMYLVTVVGNVLIILAISIDPHLHTPMYLLLANLSLTDLFFVTNTIPNTLVNLQSQNKAISYAGCLTQLYFLVSLVTLDNFILATMAYDRYVAICRPLYYVTAMNPGLCILLLTLCWGLSVLYGLFLTLFMTKVTFCGSRKIHYIFCEMYVLLRLACSNTQIIHILQITTGCFIFFTPLGIMIMSYVWIVRAIFRIPSASSKYKAFSTCASHLAVVSLFYGTLGMVYLQPLQTYSMKDSVATVMYAVVTPMMNPFIYSLRNKDMHGALGRLLLGKAFQRFT